From a single Nicotiana tabacum cultivar K326 chromosome 8, ASM71507v2, whole genome shotgun sequence genomic region:
- the LOC107788216 gene encoding uncharacterized protein LOC107788216, translated as MLDCNKEEAIRARGIAEKKMENRDFIGAKRLASKAQELFPNLENIVQMVLVCDVHCSAENKTFGNERNWYDILNVDQTADDSLIRKQYRKLALLLHPDKNKFPGAADAFTLIGEAQMVLLDREKRMLYNSRRIPSGRSQVPMQQTSCGQPDIRSHPWVQNKFNVRSEFMNQHGTQSGVPRSQPTFWTVCPFCSIKYKYYKTMMNRLLWCQNCKKSYTGHEVIASDATPGTNRSQPTSKKNDTTNQDHIKDSSQYTCMSPATKRSCQKKAADEFIQSKLPSEVGRESGSSGNSENAYGKMNKEGLSGKCKRKNTKRKKISVESSENCDSSTSTDSEEDVNFEECDHPPGQNSQCLGDQKQRRSTRSRQRVTYCANLSGEEEEEDPLIQNLSEAATPSEEKKKLKESLFSEESLQNTEQEAENANARAAVPEKGCGQTFDLPSDLGPSIMTEPETFEYPDPDFSDFEKDREESCFKVGQVWAVYDTLDAMPRFYAVIRKIFFPVFKLRITWLEPDPLDKNETKWLSEGFPASCGRFKLGSSEYAEDHPMFSHLACAKNESSCSNTMKIFPQQGETWAIFKDWDMKWYSHIESKKKYNYEFVEVLSDYADDIGAHVAYLGKVKGFTCLFHRAATKLGESGQFLIPAKEIFRFSHRVPSFKMIGMERNDVPEGSFELDPASLPIDQLGISASADLDVEHGNAYNDVSCPRSPAKRVRREAPSLPKSNAGFENYPFSAINSKPMAKSDKDISPLDRMEQWDDKPWDVLPPADGVEVKLKSEGDTSSVDLKGKSEGNAHPADRQSRINLGNNLSLDQRETANCMMYSRMDSVNSAENCVASVANEVPEPEFHNFDAERSLEKFRVGQFWAIYGDEDGMPRYYGQIKKIDPFPNFTLHVAWFYACPPPKGIIQWRDKTMPIGCGMFKFKNRKLNTYTETNAFSHQVGPQPMEKKGVYKIFPRTGEVWAVYKNWSAQLKCDKLEDCEYEIVEVVDVTDKYISLKFLIRVNGFKSVYKPQVEEQANGTVKISLAEQLRFSHQIPAFRLTEERGGIVRGFWELDPAAMPVYLLCTD; from the coding sequence ATGCTGGACTGCAACAAAGAAGAGGCGATCAGGGCTAGAGGGATTGCTGAAAAGAAGATGGAAAATAGAGATTTCATTGGAGCTAAAAGGCTTGCATCTAAAGCCCAGGAGCTTTTTCCTAATCTGGAGAACATTGTGCAGATGGTTTTGGTTTGTGACGTGCATTGCTCTGCGGAGAATAAAACTTTTGGAAACGAGAGAAACTGGTACGATATTCTTAATGTGGATCAAACAGCTGATGATTCTCTTATCAGGAAGCAATACCGCAAGTTAGCTCTCTTGCTACATCCTGATAAGAACAAGTTCCCTGGTGCAGCTGATGCCTTTACGCTGATTGGTGAAGCTCAAATGGTGCTTTTGGATCGAGAAAAACGAATGTTGTATAACAGTAGACGCATTCCTTCAGGAAGATCTCAAGTACCAATGCAGCAAACAAGCTGCGGCCAGCCAGATATCAGGTCACATCCTTGGGTACAAAACAAGTTCAATGTCAGATCAGAATTCATGAATCAGCACGGCACTCAATCAGGAGTTCCTAGAAGCCAACCAACTTTTTGGACTGTATGCCCATTCTGTTCTATTAAGTATAAGTATTATAAGACCATGATGAATAGGCTTTTATGGTGTCAAAACTGTAAAAAGTCCTACACAGGTCATGAAGTAATTGCTTCAGATGCAACACCCGGAACCAATAGGAGTCAGCCTACATCCAAGAAGAATGATACAACAAACCAAGATCATATTAAAGATAGCTCCCAATACACTTGTATGAGCCCTGCAACCAAGAGAAGTTGTCAGAAGAAGGCTGCTGATGAATTTATACAGTCAAAGCTTCCCTCAGAGGTTGGTCGGGAGTCTGGTAGCAGTGGAAACTCGGAAAATGCATATGGAAAAATGAATAAGGAGGGCTTATCAGGGAAATGTAAAAGGAAAAACACAAAGAGAAAGAAGATATCAGTAGAATCTAGTGAAAATTGTGATTCATCAACGAGCACAGATTCTGAAGAAGATGTAAATTTTGAAGAGTGTGATCATCCGCCTGGGCAGAATTCTCAATGTCTTGGTGACCAGAAACAGCGAAGATCTACTCGGTCCAGACAGCGTGTCACTTACTGTGCGAATCTAagtggtgaagaagaagaagaagacccTTTGATTCAGAATTTGTCTGAGGCAGCAACTCCcagtgaagaaaagaagaaactaaAGGAAAGTTTGTTCTCTGAAGAGAGCTTGCAGAACACAGAGCAGGAAGCTGAGAATGCAAATGCAAGAGCGGCTGTACCTGAAAAAGGCTGTGGACAAACCTTTGATCTTCCCTCAGATCTAGGGCCTTCTATTATGACTGAGCCAGAAACTTTTGAATATCCAGACCCAGATTTTAGTGATTTTGAAAAGGATAGGGAGGAATCTTGCTTTAAGGTTGGGCAAGTATGGGCTGTTTATGATACTCTGGATGCCATGCCGAGATTCTATGCAGTCATCAGGAAGATTTTCTTTCCTGTGTTTAAGTTGCGCATTACTTGGTTAGAGCCCGATCCGCTGGATAAAAATGAAACCAAATGGCTATCTGAGGGTTTTCCAGCTTCTTGTGGTAGGTTCAAATTGGGAAGCTCAGAATACGCTGAAGATCATCCTATGTTCTCACATTTGGCCTGTGCAAAAAATGAAAGCAGCTGTTCCAATACGATGAAGATATTTCCACAGCAAGGAGAAACTTGGGCAATCTTTAAAGATTGGGATATGAAATGGTATTCTCATATTGAGAGCAAGAAAAAGTACAATTATGAGTTTGTTGAGGTGTTGTCAGACTATGCTGATGATATTGGTGCTCATGTTGCATACTTGGGTAAAGTAAAAGGCTTCACTTGTCTTTTTCATCGAGCTGCAACAAAACTAGGGGAAAGTGGCCAGTTTCTAATTCCTGCAAAGGAGATATTTAGATTCTCTCATAGAGTTCCTTCATTTAAGATGATAGGCATGGAGAGGAATGATGTTCCTGAAGGATCCTTCGAACTAGACCCTGCTTCTTTACCCATTGACCAACTAGGCATTTCTGCGTCTGCAGATCTTGACGTCGAGCATGGGAATGCATACAATGATGTCTCTTGTCCTAGATCTCCAGCAAAGAGGGTGAGACGAGAGGCCCCTTCTTTGCCAAAATCAAACGCAGGGTTTGAAAACTATCCGTTTTCTGCAATAAATTCGAAACCGATGGCAAAGTCTGATAAAGATATATCACCTCTAGACAGGATGGAACAATGGGATGATAAGCCATGGGACGTTTTACCTCCTGCAGATGGGGTGGAAGTGAAGCTAAAATCCGAAGGAGATACATCTTCTGTTGATCTGAAGGGGAAGTCTGAAGGAAATGCACATCCCGCTGATAGACAATCCAGAATTAACTTAGGAAATAATTTATCCTTAGACCAAAGAGAGACAGCTAACTGTATGATGTACAGTCGCATGGATTCAGTAAATTCTGCAGAAAACTGTGTTGCATCAGTAGCTAATGAGGTTCCTGAACCCGAATTCCACAACTTTGACGCTGAGAGATCACTGGAGAAGTTTCGAGTTGGTCAATTTTGGGCAATTTACGGTGATGAAGACGGCATGCCGAGGTACTATGGCCAGATAAAGAAGATAGATCCTTTCCCTAATTTTACCTTGCACGTGGCTTGGTTTTATGCCTGTCCACCACCTAAAGGCATAATACAGTGGCGTGATAAAACAATGCCAATTGGTTGTGGAATGTTTAAGTTTAAAAATAGAAAGCTGAACACATATACGGAAACCAATGCTTTTTCGCATCAAGTAGGACCACAACCTATGGAGAAGAAGGGTGTCTACAAGATCTTCCCCAGAACAGGTGAAGTTTGGGCAGTTTATAAAAACTGGAGTGCTCAGCTGAAATGTGACAAACTAGAAGATTGTGAGTATGAAATTGTTGAAGTTGTGGATGTTACTGATAAGTACATATCCTTAAAGTTCCTAATACGGGTAAATGGTTTTAAgtctgtctacaagcctcaaGTGGAAGAACAGGCAAATGGAACGGTGAAAATATCTCTAGCTGAGCAGCTCAGGTTCTCTCATCAAATTCCTGCTTTTCGTCTGACAGAAGAGAGAGGTGGCATCGTGCGAGGTTTCTGGGAGCTTGATCCAGCAGCAATGCCTGTTTATTTACTTTGTACAGACTGA